A genomic region of Janthinobacterium lividum contains the following coding sequences:
- the dapF gene encoding diaminopimelate epimerase, with product MKLQFTKMHGAGNDFIVIDAIHQDIDFTPAQWQRLADRRFGIGADQILVVEKPRLPGCDFRYRIYNNDGGEVEQCGNGARAFVKFVSEKGLSSKDSIRVETMAGVIAPRLEPDGSITVDMGAPVLEPALVPFDANGLDGVAQGSDTLWPLDLALPGQTSPVLVSVVSMGNPHAVQVVEDVDAQDLEVTGPRIEHHPRFPRRVNVGYMQIVDRQHVKLRVFERGAGETLACGTGACAAAVAGILRGLLDSPVRISARGGELSIAWQGDGHPVLMTGPAVTVFEGTIEL from the coding sequence ATGAAACTCCAATTTACCAAAATGCATGGCGCCGGCAATGACTTCATCGTCATCGACGCCATCCATCAAGATATCGACTTCACGCCAGCCCAGTGGCAGCGCCTGGCCGACCGCCGTTTCGGCATCGGCGCCGACCAGATCCTCGTGGTGGAAAAACCGCGCCTGCCCGGCTGCGATTTCCGCTACCGCATCTATAACAACGATGGCGGCGAAGTCGAGCAATGCGGCAATGGCGCGCGCGCCTTCGTCAAGTTCGTCAGCGAAAAAGGGCTATCAAGCAAGGACAGCATCCGCGTGGAAACCATGGCCGGCGTCATCGCGCCACGCCTGGAGCCCGATGGCAGCATCACGGTCGACATGGGCGCGCCCGTGCTCGAACCCGCGCTGGTGCCGTTCGATGCAAACGGCCTGGACGGTGTAGCGCAAGGCAGCGACACCTTGTGGCCGCTGGACCTGGCGCTGCCGGGCCAAACGTCGCCCGTGCTGGTGTCCGTCGTCTCGATGGGCAATCCGCATGCCGTGCAAGTGGTCGAGGATGTCGATGCGCAAGACCTGGAAGTGACGGGCCCGCGCATCGAGCACCACCCGCGCTTTCCCCGCAGGGTCAACGTCGGCTACATGCAGATCGTCGACCGCCAGCACGTGAAACTGCGCGTCTTTGAACGGGGTGCGGGCGAAACCCTGGCGTGCGGCACGGGCGCCTGCGCCGCCGCCGTGGCCGGCATCCTGCGCGGCTTGCTCGATTCCCCCGTGCGCATCAGCGCGCGTGGCGGCGAACTATCGATCGCCTGGCAAGGCGACGGCCATCCCGTTTTGATGACGGGCCCGGCCGTGACCGTGTTCGAGGGCACGATCGAGCTGTAA
- a CDS encoding tetratricopeptide repeat protein gives MANRETLGLIKGARAGDVACQLALGRVYLFGQGVPQSLPTALHWLARAAQEDSEEACLLIGTHVPFEVAQPAAKALIPYYAQAFDAGLVQAGLVLAQLVLGNAASHCESLRAKARVALDAAVHAGLPDAQWLLSMQDGSLAAAGRDTGLAGEKAIDGDAPLHAWLEQAWRQGNQAGFLSQGLPLARELLQRQAAAGARTIALDAQQVLLLSRCAQALAPGGDAEGWQCCELAAHGGDRTAQLELGLGYARMDAHGQRLATRNGAANFKRAVRWLTQAGEQGLAEAWFVLSRIYTKPEFSQRNVVEAHSCLERAADLGHGPAQLECGMHAWRNRRDGVNNDVRAAYWLLQAQAQGSSEAEAALAKIAPQGEAGDWGQCAAMQADGHLRQLGQSHPLLAARLELARCFHLSRAEALLLDIHAADQGHCLLIDISATHGRGKRRLVLIRTAQERQLLDQVVRLFERVDCGVAGPEGNYRQRLYRLKCYLAELDVAQEQQFLAA, from the coding sequence CTGGCGTTGGGACGGGTGTATCTGTTTGGACAGGGTGTGCCGCAAAGCCTGCCCACGGCCTTGCACTGGCTGGCGCGGGCGGCCCAGGAGGATAGCGAGGAAGCGTGCTTGCTGATTGGCACGCACGTGCCGTTCGAAGTGGCGCAACCGGCAGCCAAGGCGCTGATTCCCTATTACGCGCAGGCGTTCGATGCAGGCCTGGTGCAGGCGGGCCTGGTGCTGGCGCAGCTGGTGCTGGGCAATGCCGCCAGTCACTGTGAATCCCTGCGCGCCAAGGCGCGCGTGGCCCTGGATGCCGCCGTGCACGCCGGCTTGCCCGATGCACAATGGTTGTTATCCATGCAAGATGGCTCGCTTGCCGCTGCCGGGCGGGACACCGGCCTGGCTGGCGAGAAAGCCATCGATGGCGACGCGCCGCTGCACGCCTGGCTGGAGCAGGCATGGCGCCAGGGCAACCAGGCCGGATTCCTGTCGCAAGGCTTGCCGCTGGCGCGCGAGCTGCTGCAGCGCCAGGCGGCGGCCGGTGCGCGCACGATCGCCCTCGACGCGCAGCAGGTGCTGTTGCTGTCGCGTTGTGCCCAGGCATTGGCGCCTGGCGGCGACGCCGAAGGCTGGCAGTGTTGCGAGCTGGCAGCGCATGGCGGCGACCGCACGGCGCAGCTGGAGCTGGGGCTCGGCTATGCGCGCATGGATGCGCATGGCCAGCGGCTGGCCACGCGCAATGGCGCGGCCAATTTCAAGCGTGCCGTGCGCTGGCTGACGCAGGCTGGCGAGCAGGGGCTGGCCGAAGCCTGGTTCGTGCTGTCGCGCATCTACACGAAACCGGAATTTTCCCAGCGCAATGTGGTCGAAGCCCATTCCTGCCTGGAGCGTGCCGCCGACCTGGGGCATGGCCCGGCCCAGCTCGAGTGCGGCATGCATGCCTGGCGCAATCGCCGCGATGGCGTCAACAATGATGTGCGGGCCGCGTATTGGCTGCTGCAGGCGCAGGCGCAAGGCAGCAGTGAAGCGGAGGCGGCGCTGGCAAAGATCGCGCCGCAGGGCGAAGCCGGCGACTGGGGCCAGTGCGCCGCCATGCAGGCCGATGGGCACTTGCGGCAATTGGGCCAGAGCCACCCCTTGCTGGCGGCGCGGCTGGAACTGGCGCGCTGCTTCCATCTGTCGCGTGCCGAGGCGCTGCTGCTCGATATCCACGCGGCTGACCAGGGACATTGTCTGTTGATCGATATCAGTGCCACACATGGGCGCGGCAAGCGGCGCCTGGTACTGATCCGCACGGCGCAGGAGCGCCAGCTGCTCGATCAGGTGGTGCGCCTGTTCGAGCGCGTCGATTGCGGTGTGGCGGGGCCGGAAGGCAATTACCGGCAGCGCCTGTACCGCCTGAAGTGCTACCTGGCCGAACTCGATGTCGCACAGGAACAGCAGTTCCTGGCGGCCTGA